The genomic stretch AAACtgcacaaaataatttaactatctGCTCATGTGGTTATAACAATAAGTCCCTGCTGCACCAAATAACGGCTATAACAACAGCGATTAGCAGTAACGGCTATAACAATAGCTGTCTACAACAACGGCTAAAATAACGACTAACAATGTGTTGCTGTTGTGGAGCTTGTTGCCGTATAATCAGATGTCTGCTTTGCGTGTGGCTGTGCATGTGGTGTTTCGAAATGTGCGGCTGCAGGGAGTACTGCGAAGAATGCTGCAGCGCATGTGATGATATGGATTAACCTGAACAAAACATCAACAGTTTGATGCTGCTTAAAAGTGTTTCAGAGGTAACCTGCAAGAAATATGGCCCGTGTGTTATATTATTGCGTGCCAAACTTTCGGCCTTTCAGTTTTGATACGGAAAAATCTCAAAGTGACATTAATGGGCTATGTTTTAAAGGATGGAATCGAAAGACTAGGAATGAAATGCCGATGACAACGTCTTTTCAAAATGGAAGTGACAAGATGGATCTCTGTTCAAAATCTTAAGAGTTCCCGTGTTTTCAGTGTAGCTGAAAGCTGTATCGTATGGCTTTTTATGACTAATATTCTTTCAGGAAGGGAGCTGCTATTTCTTTTTAGAAATCAAATAACGCTCTTTCTTAAGATGTGATATTCATAAGTACTCACTGTTGAAGTGCTTAGTCCCAGAATTATAAGTATTTGATGGATTATTTCGTGATTGTGATTTTTGTATTGGTTATTTtaagtttcattttattaaatgatgcttctagttagtagttagttttattttctttaagggCAACAACATCATATCCTACTGACTCAAAGATAGACCTATGTAatatatgtgtgtttgttacactttcacacaaaaactactgCATAAATATTGATGTAATTTCACATGGAGATATTGAAAACACAAAGTCAAACATAAAGTTCTTCTATTTTCCAGAATCCATTATTTTCCAAATTTGTACAGGGAATTACACTTTGTAGGCGAACAGAGTCGCGCGAGTCAGTATCGAAAAGACTAAGTATTGTGATCATCCTATTTACTCTATTTAGaccactttatttttaagatacttaCACAGTGGAGCCAAcaagaattatataaaagtggtcccgggctaagaaaaggttggggaCCCCTGATTTAGACTATGAAAATGTAAGATCAGAACTTAACACTTAAGAAAAACTGCAAATAATGTTtgttcaaaatacatttattgactTCAATACAAACTTAACACTTCAATCGTCTGTATTAGGATTACAACAAGGGCTACAATCAGAGCAGGCACAGTTAAACTCAATCCCGCACAAGTGAAACGCGTACGCTATAAAcgtgaaacaaaacaaacatcttAAACTACCACAAAAGTTACAACAACACATTCAaagttttaacaaacaaaaagatttaaaatacgGATAACTTCttataataattcaattaaaagaatataatattaaaggtGGGTATAAAGTAAGTACGTACTTATGTGCGAAAACTAATGTTAAATCACCATtgcagtaatttttttttcataatattattccctaaaaatatgcataattattagttttacttttcaGCCCCCAATGTTTGGACTATTTGATATATTCTAGTAGATTTTACGGCGTTTAAAAgaaattagtattatttttccATTTCATTCCGATTACATATACTTGCATAAGGACTTCTTAACCAAGCTTACgacaaaatatcttaataaaattgtttgctttaaatatatttctaatgCATAAACTTGTCAAAGTATTCACGGATGtttgtcataatttattttcgttCATGAATCACTGTTTCTGAAAACGTTTGATAAAGTCAAACAATACCTTTTTCGTAACTGAGCAgcagtaacgccatctatgattacttacaaacataattaaaaataactaaaagcAATTTACAAGTTGAATCATCATTCaagttattacaatttaatgtaatatcCTATTAAGTAATTGGAACCGGTTTTGATAAACCAAATGGAACAAATGACCTACAAACACCTGTCTTTCCTTATCAGTTGTTTACGCATTTTCACGGCAGATAGCGCCACTGATACAGTCATTATTGTAGTACTTTAATTCTATAGCAAACACATGAAATCATTCTTGTTTACTTCGCGGTCGTATATTGCGGTGTAACTTCAAGAATAATTCATTTGTGTTGAAAAATCCAAACTTAAATATGGCGTAGGACATTTTACGCAAAGCCAAATAACTTCACTACAAGTTGAAGAGTgtcatcaaacaataaaatagtgttTCTAGTGCAGTGCTAATTTAATAAACACTTAATTATAGTGGAAAAAACATTATCAAGACATTTTGCATCAACAGTACGATCAAAAACTTACATTTAAAGACTTTCAAATCAGTTTTTCGACtgaattttgttaataaaacttattttttttatgttataagttaGAATATTGAACTAAAAGAcgttttaaacagttttatatagTTTAAAGAAGTACTGGCGTGTAAAAATGTGTTGTTCGTGTAGTTGTAACTGCGGGGCGTGCGGCCGCTGTCTTCGGTGTTTGCTGTGTGTGACGGCTTGTGTGTTCCTGCTGAAAATGTGCGGGTGCGAGGTCGATGATGACTGCTGTGGTGGAGAGGGagattaaatgttaataaatatgtttgttgaGTAACttgatgtgttttatttattattctctgACGACGACATTAAAAAAAGACAGGAATACGTGGAAATCTTTAGAGAAGCCTTTGTCGAAAGCTGTTTCACATAAAAATCCAGTTGCCGATCAATagaatttatgtaatttataagtacctacttgatAGAAAGAAGGCATAGtcactaataatatttaagaattGTAAGAAAAGAAACAGCAGCAGGTAAaggctattttatttattattcattattactATCAGTCGGTGTTTAGATTCTATCAATAGTAGGTATACCTAGTTGGTGGCAATCTAATTTTCCGTCACTATAATTCGTTGCTGAGAGATTCacatattaaataatgcatagGTAACTAGCTATTCTGCGTGTAACTTAAGAATAGTCATACGAGGAAAATCTCACAAGAGCAAACCCTCAACATTATGTTTGAGTATTGTCTAAAATTAGCTGGCGTGTCCTAATTCGAGGAAATATTCCCGAAATTTTGCTCCACGGTCGATTTTTTAACGGACGTCAAATAACAGTCGTGCGAAATACATAAATACCATTAAATACTTATTGAATCATAGTAGGGCAAAGATAGATTCCTAACTTTCAGGTCCTCTGAAGCGAACACCAGCTGAGCCTGGTCTATACCTATAAGTATGTATCAGACTGCAGGAATGCGGAGTCCAGGAGGTCCAGTAAACAACTAGTCCTAAAAATTAAGGCCTATTGACCAATTGCTGACAATGCTGATAATTATTTGAgtcaataggtacctactgtctTTACTTGCTTTGAGTTAATGATCGATTTTGGTAACTTAGCCAGTGGTACAGCTATGTTACAAAATCAAACTTAAAAAAGCgatgtctttaaaaaactgAGCcactcaaaattataaaataatcctGTCCTTTTTAAAGTCGGTGACGAATAAACTCAGCATTTTCcttgtataaacatttttggATAAACACATTTAcacttaaaaaatctataaatagtcCAAGGTTAGAACTATCTTCTATTTACTCTATCACTTGAAAAgataatagataataaaaagTAGGCACAACATAAGCTCAGATAACACTGCGACATAACAAACATAAGTAGATTTATCaaatactagtttttacccgcgacttcgtccgccacctgaattttcccatgggaatgcgttaTTTTctcgaggtaaaaagtagcctatgtcccttctcgggtatcaaaatatctccataccaaatttcatgcaaattggttcagtgattgagtaacagaccgacagagttactttcgcatttataatattacttagtaGGTATGTAATACTCGTAACTCTTGAACTGAACAGTAAAAACCCAATGTTGTCAAGGTAAAACGGCTATTGTTTGAAAATCGGCTACGGTTACTGTTTCGTTCTCATGGTACCTAATTTAAGTGCATAAGTATTCAACGAGTTTGCtaataaatagtaacaaattcATGAGGTTTTTAATTACTGTTGAGTACCTACTTATAGGTTGATGATGATGAGTATTAGTTAGGATGACATTAATCTATATTGTGGTGACTAGGTAATAGCTGCTACACACATGGCCGCCCGTGTGTGGCCCGGTCTTTTGTCTCTAGCATTCGAGCGGTAAATCTGGGTAGGTATTGACTCTGCTTGGCTTGTGCCTCCGGCATGTGTGTAGCATCCATAACGGGTACCACCCCTGCGTGCCTATGTATGTAGTTTGATAAAAGAAGATTATCATTTTCAATTATTGATTTGAAAAAAGGAGCCTTCTTTTGATCCCGCTCCTTCAACGTAAACTAAATTCCAAAATCCAGTCGCCAACCTCGTATGTCACGCGGTTGGATTTGCTTTGTAGCttgaatactaaaattgttCATTATTATCAGAGATTTGAGCAGCTTTATGTATAAAGAGCCTATCTGTACCactgtatattgtataatgaaCCTTACATAACATATCAACTAAAAGACGCTAAACATTTGATGTGTCATAGACTTGTAAACATTCAAATTATGTTGACAAGTTCATATTCACTACACAAATGGAAATCGTATTTTCCTCTAAGTAGTTAGTCAGGTAGACATGACTCATTTATTCACATCGGTTGAATATGCATCTTAGGATTAAGAAAACAGAGTTGATATTCCCCTGCGGCAGTTTTCTTATTCATTGTCTACTCATAGACGGTCacctgattccaaactaagaaCTTGTACTGTAACCTGACTACTGACAATCATACTCTAAGGGACAGTTTCACGGCTTATGGATAAACTGCCGAATAACCTAATCGAAAGATAAAATCAGGCAATATCGAAATTCCACCGGGTAAACTGATCGATTATTTTTGCAGATGTGTTGCAATTGTAGCGAATTCAAAGTCAAAGTttctttatttgataaattataacaagtatttgaaattgtcaTAGTACCTATTTTGTGTcgaccaccgtttcggaaaagctgtggctcgtgagaagaaacggttTGCTCTTTTTAGGTAGGTAAatacttcattattttttattaattatttcgcGTTGCATGCTTATTTTCTATTATCATTCTGATATTAACGTGAAAATAAACAGGCATGTTCAATCACGGATTGTACGACGTTTTGAAGCTAGTTATGCCTACGTTTcacacaaaataacaaaatgtatttgtataataagCTGGGATTTAAACCCAAGACACGATTCGCACAGTGACGTAGAGACCTCCAATCCAATGCACTCAACATGCAGTAGAAAATGCATCTCTATTTATTCAATTATGCACTTTACCATTTAAGTAACAGAGCACATTTTCTTTTGCAGTTTCCTTTTAATACTTGCTCTGTGATCATTTGTCACAAGGCTTTGCATCAAGTAATTCGTTCAACATTTATCACGGGTTTAGTCATCAATTGACTGATCGGTACAGTCAtcttatatagataaatgtaCAGGAAAAGTCaataaggtttaaattaatctttaaaatgGGAATATGATTACGATGACTACAAGATGAGATCCGGAATATAGTacacgtgaaaagatttcagggggtaaagggtgtctggactgcctccgtggcgcagcggttaaggtcgccacgccgccaCCGTTGCATTGCATCGAGAGgtcgttcgattcccacacgaaattAATTGTaggatccacaaataattattattaggtatacgAGACAAAAAGGATCTATGTTTTTATCTAGGAATTTGGCACCAAAGTTCAGGTTACGTTTAGAATCAAAACTATGCCATTCAAAGATTTGTCGCTTGAAATATTAATGACCGAATTCAGTGTAAATTTGGTTGCAACATCGATCAAGGCAACAAACTAAATCTTttcaggtaaaatatttttattatgtttgagaAAAAAAACGACTTTAAAGaatacatgtatattttaatcttaattttacTTCATACCTTGGTAAAAACcacaaaaagataaataattttacgatcaataaacatttttacgtAATCAtacttttatcaatattatttttttaataatttcattattatgtttctGAACAAttgttacaacatttttaagCCAAATTCAATTTAACTTTTTACAGAAATACCTACTAACAATTATTAAGACATCGATCAAATAGTTCCCAAATTCACCTTTAAAAGGGCAAGACAAACACACATTtcgtttaaaacattttatttttattttacaattaagataattaaatataataatataaaagctaTATAGATTCAATATACTGTCATGTTTTTTCTTGTAACTCCTGCGTAGTTTTTAATTCTTCCATTTtattgactgaaacaaaaaaataacaaatttatgtCAAAACGTCGAAACTGTCTCCGTGTTCTGCATCGTGTATACGACTGGTAAGGATGTCCTGTGTTTGATTACCGGGTCGGGCAAAATCTGAACTGGCTTTTCTAATATCAAGTCTCAGTAAAAGTTCGCAATTTGATAACGAGGCCGGTATTAAGCAGattatttcagaaaatattttttggctcGACCATTCTAGGTCTATAGGACCCTCTTGCAGccgcatactataatgcgaaaagactttttccccgacctaatataaagaTCTTAACTCGCACGGAACCAGCGTGGAGCACTGAAGgactaacccttccctcatcctgagaggagacctttgcccagcagtgggacatgtTATAATAGGCTATATTAATGTTAACTTACCGTATCCCGTAGAGTATTTTCCGCTAGTATATATTCTTCTGACTGTGGGTTGAGCGTCATCTTGTAGTTAGTGAGTGCCGCCCGGTCTTTCTGCTTCGCTAGCGTTTCTATTACTACTGAGTGTATCTGtgaattacaatataattaggactgttattttagtataaCATTATATGTGTTACGTCGGTATAAGGTTATTAAGGCTAATTTTAGGCGCATAGAAATAAAGTGTCGTCTGAATTTTTGACTTAAATTAAACTTGacgcgaaaaaaaaaaatgataaaaaaatctttcccATTAAAATTTTTAGCTGATAATTAATTTGACACAGCAAAACCTGTTGAGTTAGTAAGTTCTTCATTACTTAGTGTATTATGCATCCCTGTAGTGTAACGGTATAAAATTTCGCAGAAGGGCAGTAAAACGATCCAATTTTTAGACAgtttatataattgaaatatttttttataaaattaaatgcgcATATTGACTGGTGTTTCAGTTAGACCGGTATTTTGCAATGGCATAAGTAGTTCGAGTAGAATAACATTTGTTTACATAACTGATACAGTTTAGTGGCAATAGCgcagtataaataaatatttaccttataCATATGCGCTAGTCGCAGCCTGTCGTCGTTGCCTGCGACTTTATTGACGCAGGTCGCTAACAGTCGCTTGCTAGCTTGTAGCTCGCTCAGTCGCGCTAGCAACGTCTCTATTGGAATGTGGGATGATACTGTGGTACGACCCAGCCAGTCCTGGAACATTATAACAAGATTTTAGTCCGAGGCATATTGGTTAAAGTTTAAAGGTAAGACTGCGTGTGAATGTCGTGGATACTattcccatttttttttcttttaaagtaacaaCTCATTTAGAATTGAATTTATttgcattaagaattgctcttgtgtcgcggggacttttacaaacatacaaacaacggacgcaaagcacgatcagacccgaaacagctaTTTCTCTAAGTCTATTGTTCGTGTCGACTTAGACCAATAATAAGAGTGGAAGCTATGCAATGGGTGACTCTAAAAGTTGACAACTTCTGGACTAAGAATTGTACAAAAGAAAGTATAATTTGACTCGAAACGTCGATTTGTtgatcgtaaaaatatttttctcaagtgggaatcgaactcacgaccttcCAACGGAGAGGTTGGGGTGTGGAATTGACATTGTGGCAGTGACGTGACCTCCACAGCGCCGTAGAGTGCGTCATTAAGTTGAAGGTTTACATTTCTATTTCCagatatctttaaaacaaacttactttCTTAGTGAAGAGAGATTCAACAATATCCCATTTGGCTGACTTCGCGTGAACATTGAGCACTACCCAGTCGTATTGTAAAGGAGTTAtctgaaaaataacatttatccATTAATTACATAGACGTTAAAATTTATATCCTTGTGACAAAGTTATgtcacaaacaataaataaatcgctaaatgtgttgctaagcgtaAACTCGAGAACGGCTAAACCGATTTGGCAGATGCTATTTTGTTCTCTTtgataaagaaagaaagaaaaaaatataaattacaatattatggaAATGAGCCCAATTGAGGTGGTTTCGTACATCGGTCAGTCTTTATATGAACCAGATCGATATCCTACTACACAATTATTACCTTATGTCGTTGACACAGTGTGAGTGGTGACATAGCGTTGCCAGCTCCTTCGTGCCAGTGTTGAGCGCAGTTGTGTGCCAGCCACTGTATCACTGACTTGTAAGGCAGCTCCGGCTTGTTTATGTGCTTCTGCCATTctgaaaatataaagaaattaacTTAAAACCTGTAATAAATGTATCTCTAAAGGCTAACTTATTGCTTCAAAACAATATCGGTTCAAAGAGTCTGTCCGAACTGAGAATCTCAAATACATTTTACACTACacatttactacatttttactttttaccgCAAAATTGAATATTCTTTGGTTAAGTAGATACGTAGCCACACACATTAGGATATTAGGGAGCGGTTTAAACACCACACGGCAGTCGTGCTTTAAGTACCACTCAGGTTtagacaattaaaatattacggTTGAATTCAGAccgaaaacaaatatttgaatgataAGCAAATCTAGTTACATTACAAGCTCTGATCAGTTTGGCATCAGGTTAAGTTGTATAAGTTGTGCAAAGAGATGTATTATTCCAGACTTATACACTAGACTAATTTATTCTATAAtgcctaatataatatatagctgacccgcgcaacttcgcttgcgtcacataagagagaacgagtaataattttccccgttttcgtaacattttttacaggtactctgctcctattggtcgtagcatgacgatatatagccttcctcgataaatgggctatctaacactgaaagaatttttcaaatcggaccagtagttccggagattagcgcgttcaaaccaacaaacaaacaaacaaactcttcagctttataatattagtatagatttataatattagtatagattagtaaagATTAGTATATATTTACCTAACAACTTGATGTAGTCGGCCAGCATGGTGGCTTGGTGCTGCTCCACGCCGGGCTGCTCGAAGTGGTTACACAACAGGTTCATCAGCTTGCGAAGTAGCGCGTCTGTGTTGTTgctatgtgtgtttgtttgtttatatattagtatatatttaccTAACAACTTGATGTAGTCGGCCAGCATGTTGGCTTGGTGCTGCTCCACGCCGGGCTGCTCGAAGTGGTTACACATCAGGTTCATCAGCTTGCGAAGTAGCGCGTCTGTGTTGTTgcttgtgtgtttgtgtgtttatatattagtatatatttaccTAACAACTTGATGTAGTCGGCCAGCATGGTGGCTTGGTGCTGCTCCACGCCGGGCTGCTCGAAGTGGTTACACATCAGGTTCATCAGCTTGCGAAGTAGCGCGTCTGTGTTGTTgcttgtgtgtttgtgtgtttatatattagtatatatttaccTAACAACTTGATGTAGTCGGCCAGCATGGTGGCTTGGTGCTGCTCCACGCCGGGCTGCTCGAAGTGGTTACACATCAGGTTCATCAGCTTGCGAAGTAGCGCGTCTGTGTTGTTgctatgtgtgtttgtttgtttatatattagtatatatttaccTAACAACTTGATGTAGTCGGCCAGCATGTTGGCTTGGTGCTGCTCCACGCCGGGCTGCTCGAAGTGGTTACACATCAGGTTCATCAGCTTGCGAAGTAGCGCGTCTGTGTTGTTgcttgtgtgtttgtgtgtttatatattagtatatatttaccTAACAACTTGATGTAGTCGGCCAGCATGTTGGCTTGGTGCTGCTCCACGCCGGGCTGCTCGAAGTGGTTACACATGAGGTTCATCAGCTTGCGAAGTAGCGCGTCTGTGTTGTTGCCTTGTGTCTTTACTATGTGCTGGTATTGATACATCTGGAAAATAACATATAGAAATACtgtgagaatattttattaggtcgag from Anticarsia gemmatalis isolate Benzon Research Colony breed Stoneville strain chromosome 24, ilAntGemm2 primary, whole genome shotgun sequence encodes the following:
- the Vps16B gene encoding vacuolar protein sorting 16B; translated protein: MDDDDYWNTSETKATALSFDDDVLSPQEILAIGQKSYPGQSEESIFSNVSITPAKSAAVPLSSLVSSKVLELILLAQSGKDPSRQPKQDSEETVAMTLKRLTLGRSCSLHVHRSMKSKRELLDGALAIGDGNAVLTVVLFLIQTLNKKLVYELLSSRPVALNHYIAFLHSEGKITELTDLLTMLGRSPEAAMYQYQHIVKTQGNNTDALLRKLMNLMCNHFEQPGVEQHQANMLADYIKLLEWQKHINKPELPYKSVIQWLAHNCAQHWHEGAGNAMSPLTLCQRHKITPLQYDWVVLNVHAKSAKWDIVESLFTKKDWLGRTTVSSHIPIETLLARLSELQASKRLLATCVNKVAGNDDRLRLAHMYKIHSVVIETLAKQKDRAALTNYKMTLNPQSEEYILAENTLRDTSIKWKN